A section of the Phosphitispora fastidiosa genome encodes:
- the rpsI gene encoding 30S ribosomal protein S9 — protein sequence MAQVQFQGTGRRKNAIARVRLLPGEGKLIVNSRPLDAYFGKKTLEMIVKQPLNLTNTLAQYDILAKVEGGGTTGQAGAMRLGIARALIKADPNLRSALKKAGFLTRDPRMKERKKYGLRKARRAPQFSKR from the coding sequence TTGGCACAGGTTCAATTTCAGGGAACAGGCCGCAGGAAGAACGCGATTGCACGCGTAAGGCTGTTGCCTGGTGAAGGTAAATTAATAGTAAATAGCAGGCCCTTGGATGCATATTTTGGTAAGAAGACCCTTGAAATGATTGTTAAGCAGCCGCTTAATCTGACTAACACCCTTGCTCAGTATGATATTCTGGCAAAGGTTGAGGGAGGCGGCACAACGGGTCAGGCAGGGGCTATGCGTTTAGGTATTGCCAGGGCTTTAATCAAGGCTGATCCCAATTTGCGTTCCGCATTGAAAAAAGCCGGGTTCCTGACCAGAGACCCGAGGATGAAAGAAAGAAAAAAATATGGTCTCAGAAAAGCGCGGAGAGCTCCTCAGTTTTCCAAGCGTTAA
- the rplM gene encoding 50S ribosomal protein L13 — protein MAKPDEIKKNWYVIDAEGKPLGRVATEIARVLRGKHKPIFTPHVDTGDFVIVINAEKVQLTGKKLQQKQYVRHSGYPGGLKTMSYERLLKEKPERAIEKAVKGMLPHNRLGRAQGRKLKVYSGSEHPHAAQLPEKWDFAV, from the coding sequence ATGGCTAAGCCAGATGAGATAAAGAAAAACTGGTACGTGATAGACGCTGAAGGCAAGCCGCTGGGACGGGTTGCCACTGAAATCGCCCGGGTTTTGCGGGGCAAGCATAAGCCAATCTTCACTCCGCATGTTGATACCGGAGATTTTGTTATTGTAATCAATGCAGAAAAGGTTCAGCTTACAGGTAAAAAGCTGCAGCAGAAGCAATATGTTCGCCATTCAGGTTATCCCGGTGGCTTAAAGACTATGTCATACGAGCGTCTGCTCAAAGAAAAGCCGGAACGTGCGATTGAAAAGGCGGTAAAAGGCATGCTGCCACATAATCGGCTGGGACGTGCCCAGGGACGTAAGCTTAAGGTTTACAGTGGTTCGGAACATCCACATGCAGCTCAGCTTCCGGAAAAATGGGATTTTGCAGTTTAA
- a CDS encoding tetratricopeptide repeat protein, whose product MFKGLGLYFLLSFLTRSPLLALVIIFLIYAFMDRAYIGFLPDFLAPFRRNSRIQQLRGVLRINPADANAAQELGSIYFEKKSYNSALEYLNKALEKVTNSPRLYLYLGMTYMELQQEDQGKEALEKALELDPRVGHGLLYIYLTRYELTHKGSRSEKFKQLAGSFANFANTENLYRMGMVYKKTGDKQKANEMFLKALEEYSYVPGRLRKLHRRWALLARLHSLF is encoded by the coding sequence TTGTTCAAAGGTCTGGGATTATACTTTTTGTTGTCATTTTTGACGCGAAGCCCGCTGCTGGCGCTGGTCATTATTTTTTTGATTTATGCCTTTATGGACCGGGCATATATTGGTTTCCTGCCTGATTTCCTGGCCCCCTTCAGGCGGAACAGCCGCATTCAACAGCTCCGCGGGGTTTTGCGGATTAACCCTGCTGATGCCAATGCTGCACAGGAACTGGGGAGTATCTATTTTGAAAAGAAAAGTTATAACAGCGCTCTGGAATATCTGAATAAAGCCCTTGAAAAAGTAACCAATTCTCCAAGACTGTATCTTTACCTCGGAATGACATATATGGAATTGCAGCAGGAGGATCAGGGAAAGGAAGCGCTGGAAAAGGCGCTGGAACTTGACCCGCGGGTGGGGCACGGGCTCCTGTACATTTATTTGACCAGATATGAACTAACTCATAAAGGATCACGGTCCGAAAAATTTAAGCAGCTAGCCGGTTCTTTTGCCAATTTTGCCAATACTGAAAATTTATACCGGATGGGTATGGTGTACAAAAAAACAGGTGATAAGCAGAAGGCAAATGAAATGTTCCTTAAGGCTTTGGAAGAATATTCATATGTGCCAGGCCGGCTCAGGAAGCTGCACCGCAGGTGGGCGCTTTTGGCACGACTGCACAGTCTTTTTTGA
- a CDS encoding bacteriohemerythrin, which translates to MSYISWDDKFITGIRLIDDQHKALVQLINNLHDAMMIGKGKQAVSKVIQELVDYTVSHFSTEEKFMIKYSYPWMLPHRSEHKKFVDKVSEFQKGYNEGKMSLSIEIMNFLKDWLVNHIQSTDKKLGPFLSEKGLN; encoded by the coding sequence ATGTCTTACATTTCTTGGGATGACAAATTTATTACCGGTATCAGGCTTATTGATGACCAGCATAAGGCCCTGGTCCAGTTAATCAATAACCTGCATGATGCTATGATGATCGGAAAGGGAAAACAGGCTGTTTCCAAAGTAATCCAGGAGCTGGTAGATTATACAGTATCTCATTTTTCCACAGAGGAAAAATTCATGATCAAGTACAGCTATCCATGGATGCTGCCCCATAGGTCAGAACATAAAAAATTTGTGGACAAGGTTTCTGAGTTTCAGAAGGGATATAATGAAGGCAAAATGTCCCTTTCAATTGAAATTATGAATTTCCTAAAGGACTGGCTGGTAAACCACATTCAGAGTACTGACAAAAAACTGGGGCCTTTTTTAAGTGAAAAAGGATTAAATTAA
- a CDS encoding HD-GYP domain-containing protein produces the protein MRKINITNIQVGSRISKTIYNSKGQVLLSAGTVLTGRYVKRLIELGFTSIFVDDGLIDDISLDEVISEETRVQAVNCIRGIMQNVAKNDVVHTAPVGKAVDCIIDDLMKNREMMLNLSDIRSYDDYTFSHSVNVTVISVVIGICLHYRKDRLKDLGMGVLLHDIGKTQIPPDIINKPGKLTDEEYEIVKKHTWLGFETLRKSPGIKLTSAHVALQHHERHDGSGYPRRLKGDQIIEFARISAIADVYDAMTSDRCYRKSIPVHKVCQYLAENSREQFDSRILDRFIEKVALYPQGTRVTLNDGRSGIVTKQNNGIPTRPVVRLFWTNKGHLPKPLNVNLAEHLELAIEDILDQ, from the coding sequence ATGCGAAAGATAAATATAACTAACATTCAAGTTGGTTCACGAATATCTAAAACCATATATAATTCCAAGGGGCAGGTTCTTCTAAGCGCTGGCACAGTCCTCACCGGCCGCTATGTAAAACGTTTAATAGAACTCGGCTTTACCTCCATTTTCGTGGATGACGGTTTGATTGATGACATTAGTCTTGATGAGGTCATTTCTGAGGAAACCAGGGTACAGGCAGTTAACTGCATCCGAGGCATTATGCAAAATGTTGCGAAGAACGATGTTGTTCATACAGCTCCGGTTGGCAAAGCAGTAGATTGTATAATTGACGACCTGATGAAAAACAGGGAAATGATGCTCAACTTATCCGATATCCGTTCTTATGATGATTACACTTTCAGCCATTCGGTAAATGTAACTGTGATTTCCGTCGTTATCGGCATATGTCTCCATTACCGCAAGGACCGGCTCAAAGACCTTGGCATGGGTGTGCTCCTCCATGACATAGGCAAAACTCAGATACCTCCGGATATTATAAACAAGCCGGGGAAATTAACAGATGAAGAATACGAAATTGTAAAAAAACACACCTGGCTCGGATTTGAAACCCTGAGAAAAAGCCCTGGGATCAAACTCACCTCAGCCCATGTAGCCTTACAGCACCACGAACGCCACGATGGTTCGGGCTACCCTAGAAGGCTAAAAGGTGACCAAATCATTGAATTTGCCCGTATCAGTGCCATCGCAGATGTTTATGATGCCATGACAAGTGACCGCTGTTACCGGAAATCAATCCCTGTCCACAAGGTCTGCCAGTATCTTGCCGAGAACTCAAGGGAACAGTTTGACAGCCGCATCCTGGACCGTTTTATTGAGAAAGTGGCCCTCTATCCCCAAGGCACCAGAGTTACCCTTAATGATGGCAGGTCTGGAATTGTCACTAAACAAAACAACGGTATCCCCACCAGGCCGGTAGTACGCCTTTTCTGGACTAATAAAGGGCATCTCCCCAAGCCTTTGAACGTTAATCTTGCCGAACATCTGGAACTGGCAATTGAGGATATCCTTGATCAGTAG
- a CDS encoding flavin reductase family protein: MITINKVTKQASTILFPVPAVLVTCQSGDSAPNIITIAWTGIMNSSPPMVYIGVQPSRHSYSLIKESGEYVINIPSSDWIRVVDYCGTVSGRTVDKFKEKHLNPIPAAHVKPPLINECPVNMECRVRQVISLGSHDVFIAEVLAVHFDENVLDEKGRPDLDRIRPVGYGAGEYRLMADILGQHGCSRTE, from the coding sequence ATGATTACCATAAATAAAGTTACCAAACAGGCATCCACCATACTCTTTCCTGTCCCTGCGGTGCTGGTAACCTGCCAGTCTGGTGACAGCGCCCCAAATATTATTACTATTGCGTGGACGGGGATTATGAACAGTTCACCACCGATGGTATATATAGGAGTACAGCCTTCAAGGCATTCATACAGCTTGATAAAAGAATCCGGCGAGTATGTTATTAATATACCTTCATCTGATTGGATCAGGGTAGTGGATTACTGTGGCACCGTATCCGGCAGGACAGTTGACAAGTTCAAGGAAAAACACCTGAACCCGATACCGGCTGCCCACGTAAAACCTCCCTTAATTAACGAATGTCCGGTTAATATGGAATGCAGGGTCAGGCAGGTCATCAGTCTCGGTAGTCATGATGTGTTCATAGCTGAAGTTCTGGCGGTACATTTCGATGAAAATGTGCTGGATGAAAAAGGCAGGCCTGACCTGGACAGAATACGGCCTGTAGGATATGGAGCAGGGGAATACCGGCTGATGGCGGACATCCTGGGACAGCATGGCTGTTCGAGAACGGAATAG
- the asnS gene encoding asparagine--tRNA ligase, translating to MEKTVIRQLVRDTARYSNKEVEVSGWIRSNRDQKSFGFISLNDGTHFNTIQVVYEKDMIPNFEDAAKLRVGSAVIIRGILLETPQAKQSFEIKAKEIILEGDSPEDYPIQPKRHTREFLREVAHLRPRTNLFTAVFRVRSLAAYAIHKFFNEKGFVYVHSPIITANDAEGAGEMFRVSTLDPGNPKLIEEGRVDFSADFFGRRTNLTVSGQLEAEVFALAFRDVYTFGPTFRAENSNTARHAAEFWMIEPEIAFADLQDDMRLAEDMLKYVIRYVLENATEEMDFFNEYVEKGIREKLRNIVNTEFAHMTYTEAVEVLKKSGEQFEYPVAWGNDLQTEHERYLTEKIYQKPVFVTDYPKEIKAFYMRLNEDGKTVSAMDLLVPGVGELIGGSQREERADVLEQRIRELNINNKDLWWYLDLRKYGGVKHAGFGLGFERAIMYLTGITNIRDVIPFPRTVKSCEF from the coding sequence ATGGAAAAAACAGTTATCAGACAGCTGGTGCGGGACACCGCAAGATACAGCAATAAAGAAGTGGAAGTCAGCGGTTGGATCAGAAGCAATCGTGACCAGAAATCCTTTGGTTTTATCTCCTTAAATGATGGGACACACTTCAATACGATACAGGTAGTCTATGAAAAGGATATGATTCCCAATTTTGAGGACGCGGCGAAATTAAGGGTTGGTTCCGCTGTTATAATCAGGGGTATCTTGCTTGAAACTCCACAGGCAAAACAGTCCTTTGAAATTAAGGCCAAGGAAATAATTCTGGAGGGAGATTCGCCGGAGGACTATCCTATCCAGCCTAAGCGGCATACCAGGGAATTTTTAAGAGAGGTAGCCCACCTGCGCCCGAGGACCAATCTCTTTACCGCAGTGTTTCGGGTAAGATCCCTTGCTGCCTATGCCATTCACAAGTTCTTTAATGAAAAAGGGTTTGTTTATGTGCATTCACCCATAATTACTGCAAATGATGCTGAAGGTGCGGGAGAAATGTTCCGGGTATCTACACTTGACCCAGGGAATCCGAAGCTTATAGAGGAAGGCAGGGTGGATTTCTCTGCGGATTTTTTTGGCAGGAGGACAAACCTTACCGTGAGCGGTCAGTTGGAGGCAGAAGTATTTGCCCTTGCCTTCAGAGATGTATACACCTTTGGCCCGACCTTCAGGGCAGAGAACTCAAATACAGCAAGACATGCGGCTGAATTCTGGATGATAGAGCCTGAAATCGCCTTTGCAGACCTGCAGGATGATATGAGACTTGCAGAGGATATGCTGAAATATGTTATCAGATATGTGCTGGAAAATGCCACAGAAGAAATGGACTTTTTTAATGAATATGTTGAAAAGGGCATCAGAGAAAAACTGCGAAACATCGTTAACACGGAATTTGCACATATGACATATACTGAGGCTGTGGAAGTTTTGAAGAAATCGGGAGAGCAATTTGAATATCCCGTTGCTTGGGGTAATGACTTGCAGACAGAGCACGAAAGATACCTGACAGAAAAAATATATCAGAAGCCGGTTTTTGTTACCGATTACCCCAAAGAGATTAAAGCATTTTATATGAGACTTAATGAGGACGGAAAAACCGTTTCCGCTATGGACTTATTGGTTCCCGGCGTGGGAGAACTGATTGGCGGCAGCCAGAGAGAGGAAAGGGCAGATGTATTGGAACAGAGAATCCGGGAGCTTAATATTAACAACAAAGATTTGTGGTGGTATCTGGACTTAAGAAAATATGGCGGGGTAAAGCATGCGGGGTTTGGGCTGGGCTTTGAAAGGGCTATCATGTATCTAACGGGTATAACTAACATCAGGGACGTGATTCCGTTTCCCCGGACTGTTAAGTCCTGTGAGTTTTAG
- a CDS encoding arsenate reductase family protein — MNIQIFGTKRCFATKKAERYFKERRIKYHFIDLAERGLSKGELQSVRSAVGLDSLIDSLARDYKKLNMDRIIGSSVREDILLNNPGLYITPIVRNGKLATVGYQPDIWKTWES, encoded by the coding sequence ATGAACATACAGATTTTTGGTACTAAGAGATGTTTTGCAACTAAAAAAGCGGAACGCTATTTTAAAGAACGAAGGATCAAATATCATTTTATTGACTTGGCCGAACGGGGACTTAGCAAGGGAGAACTGCAGAGTGTCCGGTCGGCTGTGGGGTTAGACAGCTTGATTGACAGTTTGGCAAGGGATTACAAGAAACTGAACATGGATCGCATTATTGGGTCGAGTGTCAGGGAAGACATCCTTTTAAATAATCCCGGACTCTATATAACTCCAATAGTACGCAATGGGAAACTCGCCACAGTCGGCTATCAGCCGGATATATGGAAAACCTGGGAAAGTTGA
- the truA gene encoding tRNA pseudouridine(38-40) synthase TruA, whose product MRNIRVLVEYDGTNYHGFQRQTDNLPTVQKSLEEALGLLVKHPVTVNGSGRTDAGVHARGQVINFITDCRIPADRLPFAMNSLLPEDIAAKDAQEAAPSFHAQFSARSKVYRYHIYNSRTPSAFERRYSYYVPQGLDIEKMRAAAGYIVGEHDFTAFRAAGSHAKTSVRNVSRLDIEYMPPHLYITVEANGFLYNMVRIITGTLLYVGKGKLTPAEVRNFVNSGRREEAGPTVPPHGLCLLEVKY is encoded by the coding sequence GTGAGGAATATCAGAGTACTGGTGGAATATGACGGAACAAACTATCATGGCTTTCAGAGACAGACAGATAACCTGCCCACAGTCCAGAAATCCCTGGAGGAAGCTCTGGGCTTGCTTGTTAAGCATCCAGTTACTGTGAATGGGTCCGGCAGGACAGATGCCGGGGTCCATGCCCGGGGACAGGTCATCAATTTTATTACAGACTGCCGGATACCTGCAGATAGACTGCCTTTTGCCATGAACAGTCTGCTGCCTGAGGATATCGCGGCAAAAGATGCTCAGGAGGCCGCTCCGTCCTTTCATGCCCAGTTTTCAGCCCGTTCCAAGGTGTACCGGTATCATATTTATAATTCACGCACTCCTTCGGCCTTTGAAAGGCGTTACAGCTATTATGTGCCCCAGGGACTGGATATAGAAAAAATGAGGGCAGCGGCCGGGTATATTGTGGGAGAACATGATTTTACCGCCTTCAGGGCTGCCGGGTCGCATGCCAAAACGTCCGTCAGGAATGTGTCCAGGCTTGATATTGAATATATGCCGCCTCATCTATATATAACAGTTGAGGCTAATGGCTTTTTATATAACATGGTCCGGATTATCACAGGGACACTGCTTTATGTGGGCAAAGGCAAGCTGACACCGGCCGAAGTACGGAATTTTGTCAATTCCGGCCGGCGCGAGGAGGCAGGGCCGACAGTGCCGCCTCATGGGCTGTGTTTGTTGGAAGTGAAGTACTAG
- a CDS encoding energy-coupling factor transporter transmembrane component T family protein, protein MEGIVIGQYVPGSSLLHRLDPRTKIIVSAILLWLVFVVENPAEFAAYGLFILVLYIIGGVAGSFLKVMKPGIFLIVITLVLNMFFTPGETMFSIGPVPVSRTGLENGLFLGVKIMYLILLSSLVTLVTSPVRMTDGLERLMKPFQRIGLPASELAMMINIALRFIPTFWEETDKIIKAQKSRGADFESWHLQKRAKYMTALLVPLFVSSFRKADELAMAMESRGYVVGMHRSSLHKLEFRPVDFLVLALTVTITGAFIMYKYF, encoded by the coding sequence ATGGAAGGTATTGTTATCGGACAATATGTCCCGGGAAGTTCATTGCTGCACAGGCTTGACCCCAGAACCAAAATAATCGTGTCGGCAATACTGCTCTGGTTGGTATTTGTTGTGGAGAACCCGGCTGAATTTGCGGCATATGGCTTGTTTATCCTGGTATTATACATAATCGGAGGGGTTGCCGGAAGTTTCCTCAAGGTTATGAAGCCGGGTATTTTTTTAATTGTGATTACCCTGGTCTTGAATATGTTCTTCACTCCAGGGGAAACCATGTTCAGCATCGGACCGGTTCCTGTCTCCCGAACAGGATTGGAAAATGGCCTTTTCCTGGGTGTTAAAATTATGTATCTGATTCTCCTCTCATCACTGGTGACTCTGGTTACCTCACCGGTTCGGATGACTGACGGACTGGAACGGCTGATGAAACCGTTTCAGCGTATCGGGCTTCCTGCCAGTGAGCTCGCCATGATGATAAATATTGCTCTGAGGTTTATTCCGACTTTTTGGGAGGAAACAGATAAAATAATCAAAGCACAGAAATCGCGAGGGGCTGATTTTGAGAGTTGGCATCTGCAAAAAAGGGCTAAGTATATGACAGCCCTTTTGGTGCCGCTGTTTGTCAGTTCCTTCCGTAAGGCCGACGAACTGGCCATGGCCATGGAGTCAAGGGGCTATGTAGTCGGTATGCATAGAAGCAGTTTACATAAACTGGAATTCAGGCCGGTAGATTTTTTGGTACTGGCATTGACTGTCACTATCACGGGTGCATTTATAATGTATAAGTATTTCTGA
- a CDS encoding energy-coupling factor transporter ATPase yields the protein MSIEIKNVSYKYSKGTPFARQAIKGIDLRAARGEWLAVMGPTGSGKSTLLQHLNGLLKPDSGEVLLDDKNIHSSAASLREARRKVGLVFQYPEHQLFGASVYEEVAYGPENYGYPQDEITELVQRAMDTVGLGYERYKNRQPYELSGGEKRRVALAGVLAASPEVIVLDEPTAGLDTSGRQLLIGTITRLNRDHGITVIWVTHEITEIAHLADRLVVLNNGEAVITGKTRDVLADPIMSEMGLDIPPAAVISRELRGRGLEVRGQPVTLDEIREEIIRLLKEKQ from the coding sequence ATGTCTATAGAAATAAAGAATGTCAGCTATAAATACTCAAAAGGTACTCCGTTTGCCAGGCAGGCCATTAAAGGCATTGATTTGCGGGCTGCCAGGGGAGAGTGGCTTGCCGTTATGGGACCTACCGGGTCAGGCAAATCGACCCTGCTGCAGCATTTAAACGGCCTCCTGAAGCCGGATTCGGGGGAGGTTCTGCTGGATGACAAAAACATCCACTCATCTGCTGCCAGCCTCAGAGAAGCCAGGCGGAAAGTCGGGTTGGTTTTTCAGTACCCTGAGCACCAGCTTTTTGGGGCTAGCGTCTATGAAGAAGTTGCCTACGGTCCGGAGAATTATGGTTATCCTCAGGACGAAATCACGGAACTGGTCCAGAGAGCTATGGATACTGTGGGCTTGGGTTATGAACGGTATAAAAACCGCCAGCCCTATGAACTGAGCGGTGGTGAGAAGAGAAGAGTTGCTCTGGCAGGAGTGCTGGCGGCATCACCTGAGGTTATTGTTCTTGATGAACCAACGGCAGGACTTGATACTTCGGGAAGACAGCTTCTGATCGGGACTATTACTCGTTTGAACCGGGACCATGGGATAACCGTAATCTGGGTGACCCATGAAATCACAGAAATAGCCCACCTGGCTGACCGGCTGGTTGTTTTAAATAACGGTGAAGCAGTCATTACAGGAAAAACGCGTGATGTACTGGCTGACCCGATTATGTCGGAAATGGGCCTTGATATCCCACCGGCAGCAGTAATATCCAGGGAACTGAGGGGGAGGGGTCTTGAGGTAAGGGGACAGCCTGTCACCCTGGATGAAATCAGGGAAGAAATAATCAGACTGCTTAAAGAAAAACAATAA
- a CDS encoding energy-coupling factor transporter ATPase, producing MGSFIRFSDVSFWYSKEKEDNFQSAGSHVLSEISLDINKGEFLALVGPNGCGKSTLIRLINGLLLPSMGSVSVDGLDTDKRDHLSAIRRKIGMVFQNPDTQLFASVVEEDVAFGCENLCLPRTEIRERVDWALEQVGMEEYRNYPPHRLSGGQKQKVAIAGVLAMRPECIVLDEPTSMLDPGSKQEVLSAVRDLNTRHNITVIYVTHDMSETIYSSRIMAMARGKIVFEGNPEQLFADKESLRFTGLEAPPVHQLVNSLKEQGIRLPANINSLEELVDFICL from the coding sequence ATGGGTTCTTTTATCAGGTTCAGCGATGTCAGCTTTTGGTACTCCAAGGAAAAGGAAGATAATTTTCAAAGCGCCGGGAGTCATGTGCTCTCCGAGATAAGTCTGGATATCAACAAAGGAGAATTTTTAGCTCTGGTAGGCCCTAACGGCTGTGGCAAATCGACATTGATCAGGCTGATAAACGGACTTTTACTGCCAAGTATGGGAAGTGTCTCAGTAGATGGTCTGGATACTGACAAAAGAGACCACCTCTCTGCAATAAGGAGAAAAATAGGAATGGTTTTTCAGAATCCGGATACCCAGTTATTTGCGTCGGTTGTGGAAGAGGACGTCGCCTTTGGGTGTGAGAACTTGTGCCTGCCCCGTACCGAGATCAGGGAGAGGGTTGACTGGGCCTTAGAACAGGTGGGTATGGAGGAATACCGCAATTATCCGCCACACAGGTTATCAGGGGGGCAAAAACAGAAGGTTGCCATCGCCGGGGTGCTAGCCATGCGTCCGGAGTGTATAGTCCTTGATGAACCGACCTCAATGCTGGATCCCGGGAGTAAGCAGGAAGTCCTGTCAGCGGTCAGAGACTTAAACACTCGTCACAATATTACAGTTATCTATGTGACTCACGATATGAGTGAAACAATTTACAGCAGCCGGATAATGGCTATGGCACGCGGCAAAATTGTATTTGAGGGGAACCCCGAACAGCTTTTTGCCGATAAGGAAAGTCTCCGCTTCACAGGCCTTGAGGCGCCGCCGGTGCATCAACTGGTTAATTCACTAAAGGAACAGGGTATCAGATTACCGGCGAACATTAATTCTTTAGAAGAACTGGTGGACTTTATATGTCTATAG
- the rplQ gene encoding 50S ribosomal protein L17, whose product MAFPKLGLPTDHRKALVRNMVTSLLREERVQTTAARARSVSRVTEKMITLAKRGDLHARRQAMQFIYDEDVVKKLFDVLATKYADRQGGYTRTIKVGQRRGDAAEMVILELV is encoded by the coding sequence ATGGCATTTCCCAAACTGGGCCTGCCCACCGATCACAGGAAGGCCCTGGTGCGTAACATGGTTACTTCCTTGCTTCGTGAAGAAAGAGTCCAGACTACAGCAGCCCGTGCCAGGTCTGTAAGCCGTGTCACGGAGAAAATGATTACCCTGGCTAAACGCGGCGACTTACATGCCCGCAGACAGGCAATGCAATTTATCTATGATGAGGATGTTGTCAAAAAATTGTTTGATGTACTGGCAACTAAATATGCCGACCGGCAGGGTGGCTATACCAGAACAATCAAGGTTGGCCAGCGCCGCGGTGACGCTGCTGAAATGGTGATACTGGAACTTGTATAA
- a CDS encoding DNA-directed RNA polymerase subunit alpha, whose product MLEIEKPKIECVELIDDYGKFVVEPLERGYGITLGNSLRRILLSSLPGAAVTSVRIDSVLHEFSTVPGVVEDVTDIILNLKGLCIKMHTDEERVLRIETEEPGVVTAGDIITDADVEILNPELKIATISEGRLYMEITAAKGRGYVPAEKNKKEDHVIGVIPIDSAFTPVRKVNYHIEDTRVGQITDYDKLTLEVWTNGSIRPDEATSLSAKILSEYLRQFIGLTETVNDVEIMVEKEEEEKDKILEMTIEELDLSVRSYNCLKRAGINTVEELTQRTEEDMIKVRNLGKKSLEEVINKMHELGLSLKESEE is encoded by the coding sequence ATGTTGGAGATCGAAAAGCCCAAAATAGAGTGTGTGGAACTGATTGATGATTATGGTAAGTTTGTGGTTGAACCTTTGGAGAGAGGTTATGGCATAACACTGGGTAACTCTCTGAGGCGTATCCTGTTGTCTTCATTACCGGGAGCAGCGGTTACCTCAGTGAGGATTGACAGTGTTTTACATGAGTTTTCCACAGTACCGGGAGTTGTTGAGGATGTAACAGATATAATCCTTAATCTGAAGGGTCTCTGTATAAAAATGCATACTGACGAGGAACGGGTGCTTCGGATTGAAACAGAAGAACCGGGAGTAGTTACTGCAGGTGACATAATCACAGATGCAGATGTGGAGATACTTAATCCGGAGCTTAAGATTGCCACTATATCTGAAGGCCGGTTGTATATGGAGATTACTGCTGCCAAGGGCAGGGGCTATGTCCCTGCGGAAAAGAACAAAAAGGAGGATCATGTTATCGGCGTTATTCCGATAGATTCTGCTTTTACTCCGGTGCGCAAAGTAAATTACCATATAGAGGATACCAGGGTGGGGCAGATTACCGACTATGACAAGCTTACCCTGGAAGTATGGACAAATGGCAGCATTAGACCTGATGAGGCTACCAGCCTTTCAGCCAAGATACTGAGTGAGTATCTGCGCCAGTTTATTGGTCTGACTGAGACAGTTAATGATGTAGAAATAATGGTAGAAAAAGAAGAAGAAGAAAAAGATAAGATACTTGAAATGACTATTGAGGAACTTGACTTATCAGTTAGGTCTTATAACTGCCTCAAGAGAGCGGGAATAAATACAGTTGAAGAATTGACACAGCGTACTGAAGAGGACATGATCAAGGTCCGTAACCTTGGCAAGAAGTCCCTTGAAGAGGTTATTAACAAGATGCATGAACTCGGTCTTTCCCTGAAGGAATCTGAAGAATAA